A genomic region of Friedmanniella luteola contains the following coding sequences:
- a CDS encoding methyltransferase domain-containing protein encodes MSAPGPPGAGPTVSVDLRRRDTAVLELMDDPACDEQALRRTYARFRTVNRLVAGWRRTYRALLRPRLSTTRTTTLLDVGFGGGDLARALAGWARADGLRLLVDAVDPDPRALAFVRDQPPTAGVRYRAADTTGLVAEGEQFDLVTSNHLLHHLGPDVLARVLDESRRLGRELVVHSDLRRSRAAYLGWSVAARPAARDSFLHTDGLRSIRRSYTPAELAAVVPDGWVVQPQLPFRLLLTWGAGG; translated from the coding sequence ATGAGCGCCCCCGGGCCGCCGGGTGCGGGGCCGACGGTGAGCGTGGACCTGCGCCGGCGCGACACCGCCGTGCTGGAGCTGATGGACGACCCAGCCTGCGACGAGCAGGCGCTGCGCCGCACCTACGCCCGCTTCCGGACCGTCAACCGGCTGGTCGCCGGTTGGCGGCGCACCTACCGCGCCCTGCTGCGCCCCCGGCTCTCCACGACCCGCACCACGACGCTGCTGGACGTCGGGTTCGGCGGCGGGGACCTCGCGCGGGCGCTGGCGGGCTGGGCGCGCGCCGACGGTCTCCGGCTCCTCGTCGACGCCGTGGACCCCGACCCGCGCGCGCTGGCCTTCGTCCGCGACCAGCCGCCGACCGCCGGGGTCCGCTACCGCGCCGCGGACACGACGGGGCTCGTGGCGGAGGGGGAGCAGTTCGACCTCGTCACCTCCAACCACCTGCTGCACCACCTGGGTCCGGACGTGCTGGCGAGGGTGCTCGACGAGAGCCGCCGGCTGGGGCGGGAGCTGGTCGTGCACAGCGACCTGCGGCGCAGCCGGGCGGCCTACCTGGGCTGGTCCGTCGCCGCCCGGCCGGCGGCCCGCGACTCGTTCCTGCACACCGACGGGCTGCGCTCCATCCGGCGCAGCTACACCCCGGCCGAGCTGGCCGCCGTGGTCCCCG
- a CDS encoding type III polyketide synthase, translated as MDVSIRSIETVVPATVLTQPSVRDLFAAQPGLSRLRQRMVGVVFDAAAIETRHTVLTELAGDGTAGAGFLDPATGALRPLPTGRRNAVYREAAGELFVAAAKQALAAAPGLLPADVTHVVTVSCTGFYAPGPDIEVVRALGLDPGVQRYHLGFMGCYGAFPALRAAADFCRADPAAVVLVVAVELCTLHLRNPEDADTVLSCSLFADGGAAAVVTARPAPAGTPLLDLDAFGSALVVEGEHDMAWTIGDEGFEMVLSGQVPRLVGAHVRDALTPLLGPGGDGYPGVDRWAVHPGGRSILDRVEAALELAPEQLAPSREVLRRYGNMSSATVLFVLRALLQEAPAGAGRVCALAFGPGLSVESALLTRRDAA; from the coding sequence GTGGACGTCAGCATCCGATCGATCGAGACCGTGGTGCCCGCCACCGTCCTCACCCAGCCCTCCGTCCGCGACCTCTTCGCCGCCCAGCCCGGGCTGTCCCGGCTGCGGCAGCGGATGGTGGGCGTGGTCTTCGACGCGGCGGCCATCGAGACCCGGCACACGGTGCTCACCGAGCTGGCCGGCGACGGGACGGCCGGTGCGGGATTCCTGGACCCGGCCACCGGCGCGCTCCGGCCGCTGCCCACGGGCCGGCGCAACGCCGTCTACCGGGAGGCCGCCGGCGAGCTGTTCGTGGCCGCGGCCAAGCAGGCCCTGGCCGCCGCCCCGGGGCTGCTGCCCGCCGACGTCACGCACGTCGTCACCGTCTCCTGCACCGGCTTCTACGCCCCCGGCCCCGACATCGAGGTGGTCCGCGCGCTGGGCCTCGACCCGGGCGTGCAGCGCTACCACCTCGGCTTCATGGGCTGCTACGGCGCCTTCCCGGCCCTGCGGGCGGCCGCGGACTTCTGCCGCGCCGACCCCGCGGCGGTCGTGCTGGTCGTCGCCGTCGAGCTCTGCACCCTGCACCTGCGCAACCCGGAGGACGCGGACACCGTCCTCAGCTGCTCCCTGTTCGCCGACGGCGGGGCGGCGGCGGTGGTGACGGCGCGGCCCGCCCCGGCCGGCACCCCGCTGCTGGACCTCGACGCCTTCGGCTCGGCCCTGGTGGTGGAGGGCGAGCACGACATGGCCTGGACCATCGGCGACGAGGGCTTCGAGATGGTGCTCAGCGGCCAGGTGCCCCGGCTGGTCGGCGCCCACGTCCGTGACGCCCTCACCCCGCTGCTGGGGCCGGGCGGCGACGGCTACCCCGGCGTCGACCGGTGGGCGGTGCACCCCGGCGGGCGGAGCATCCTCGACCGGGTCGAGGCGGCGCTGGAGCTGGCGCCGGAGCAGCTCGCCCCCTCCCGGGAGGTGCTGCGCCGCTACGGCAACATGTCCAGCGCCACCGTGCTGTTCGTGCTGCGGGCGCTGCTCCAGGAGGCCCCGGCCGGGGCCGGCCGGGTCTGCGCGCTGGCCTTCGGGCCCGGGCTGAGCGTGGAGAGCGCGCTGCTGACCCGGCGGGACGCCGCATGA
- a CDS encoding DUF4261 domain-containing protein gives MTNPPSTGAGASAGLALVAELWYPEAPDLGDPALLAALRAVRPGTEQQEGSLSVPHPLADPELPPLVTVVLPGSPLGQEGKTLPDVSQTWAWADAEAAVAPCRSSVLVTEVLAAGRTAAERVTSLGEVVAVLVAHTAPRALHWARSQRVSDPATFGAGDLDGVINVRMVGDARDEDALAMDTLGLHVFDLPDVQCHFRDREPGEIAELLFATAVYLFDTGDVIEDGNTISGTDGEGRYVCYREASLLDPARLVLDVDLGEPWSAGRRDRTA, from the coding sequence ATGACGAACCCGCCGAGCACCGGTGCGGGGGCCTCCGCGGGCCTCGCGCTGGTCGCCGAGCTCTGGTACCCCGAGGCGCCCGACCTCGGCGACCCCGCCCTGCTGGCCGCGCTGCGGGCGGTCCGGCCGGGCACCGAGCAGCAGGAGGGCTCGTTGAGCGTCCCGCACCCGCTGGCGGACCCCGAGCTGCCGCCGCTGGTCACCGTCGTGCTGCCCGGCTCACCCCTCGGCCAGGAGGGCAAGACGCTGCCGGACGTCAGCCAGACCTGGGCCTGGGCCGACGCGGAGGCGGCCGTCGCCCCCTGCCGCAGCAGCGTCCTGGTGACCGAGGTGCTGGCCGCCGGCCGCACTGCCGCCGAGCGGGTGACGTCGCTCGGGGAGGTCGTGGCCGTGCTGGTCGCCCACACCGCGCCGCGGGCCCTGCACTGGGCGCGCAGCCAACGGGTCAGCGACCCGGCGACCTTCGGGGCCGGCGACCTGGACGGGGTGATCAACGTCCGGATGGTCGGCGACGCCCGGGACGAGGACGCGCTCGCCATGGACACGCTCGGCCTGCACGTCTTCGACCTGCCCGACGTCCAGTGCCACTTCCGGGACCGGGAGCCCGGCGAGATCGCCGAGCTCCTCTTCGCCACCGCCGTCTACCTGTTCGACACCGGCGACGTGATCGAGGACGGCAACACCATCTCCGGGACCGACGGCGAGGGCCGCTACGTCTGCTACCGCGAGGCCTCGCTGCTGGACCCGGCCCGCCTCGTCCTCGACGTCGACCTCGGCGAGCCCTGGTCCGCCGGCCGACGGGACCGCACCGCCTGA
- a CDS encoding ribose-5-phosphate isomerase — protein sequence MRVHIGTDHAGFDLKNYLVSALVADGHDVVDHGPDAYDAEDDYPTYCIPAAEGAVAEPGSLGIVIGGSGNGEQIAANKVVGSRAALAYDRDTASLARQHNDANVVAIGARMHTEEEALELVRLFLATPFSGDERHARRIALLADYERTRTA from the coding sequence ATGCGCGTACACATCGGCACCGACCACGCCGGCTTCGACCTCAAGAACTACCTGGTCAGCGCCCTCGTGGCCGACGGCCACGACGTGGTCGACCACGGTCCCGACGCCTACGACGCCGAGGACGACTACCCCACCTACTGCATCCCCGCCGCCGAGGGCGCCGTCGCGGAGCCTGGCTCGCTGGGCATCGTCATCGGCGGCTCCGGCAACGGGGAGCAGATCGCCGCCAACAAGGTGGTCGGCTCCCGCGCCGCGCTCGCCTACGACCGCGACACCGCCAGCCTGGCCCGCCAGCACAACGACGCGAACGTCGTCGCCATCGGTGCGCGGATGCACACCGAGGAGGAGGCGCTGGAGCTGGTCCGGCTGTTCCTGGCCACCCCGTTCAGCGGGGACGAGCGGCACGCCCGCCGGATCGCCCTGCTCGCCGACTACGAGCGCACCCGGACGGCCTGA
- a CDS encoding SGNH/GDSL hydrolase family protein, translating into MPAPPLRLDRRRLLGWGGALAAAGLVGCTAGPPAEPAPWQQRLRTATPGRPRRIAVLGDSVAFGSGSSSPKPLHSFVGVLRADLDRTYGAGGTGWLLLNQQQWPVTPQNRGWDPRLVVHGPVTKVAAGLFRRTCAALPDGGTDGARAHVELTAEGRTLTTLVLAQPGGRSQQLVSVDGGEPVALRNVVGGGPAPDVQPRGGRVPGHLVSEVDLGSPGTHTVRVWARGGPVHLVALGTTTGTAPYVVDGLAVAGESLETFLGPDDPARESFFGLPFVDTLAPDLLLVELGANDYNAGRPLDAVEADLRRLVARQQATGGDVALCFPPVSSPTLHRAGTPTYTDYTDRWSAVAADVDVGFCDLSRVWGDTFEEASAQQPPRYADLLHPSDAGAADLGTRVRAFLGL; encoded by the coding sequence GTGCCCGCTCCCCCGCTGCGCCTGGACCGGCGCCGACTGCTCGGCTGGGGCGGGGCGCTGGCCGCCGCCGGGCTGGTGGGCTGCACCGCCGGTCCCCCCGCCGAGCCGGCACCCTGGCAGCAGCGGCTGCGGACGGCGACGCCCGGCCGGCCCCGGCGGATCGCGGTGCTCGGGGACTCCGTGGCCTTCGGCTCCGGCAGCTCCTCGCCCAAACCGCTGCACAGCTTCGTCGGCGTGCTCCGGGCCGACCTGGACCGGACCTACGGCGCCGGCGGCACCGGCTGGCTGCTACTCAACCAGCAGCAGTGGCCGGTCACGCCGCAGAACCGGGGCTGGGACCCGCGGCTCGTGGTGCACGGTCCCGTCACCAAGGTGGCCGCCGGCCTCTTCCGGCGGACCTGCGCCGCCCTGCCCGACGGCGGCACGGACGGGGCGCGGGCGCACGTGGAGCTCACGGCCGAGGGCCGCACCCTCACCACGCTGGTGCTGGCGCAGCCGGGCGGCCGCAGCCAGCAGCTGGTCTCGGTCGACGGCGGCGAGCCGGTGGCGCTGCGCAACGTCGTCGGCGGCGGTCCGGCGCCCGACGTCCAGCCCCGGGGCGGGCGCGTCCCCGGCCACCTGGTGAGCGAGGTCGACCTCGGTTCCCCCGGCACCCACACCGTCCGGGTGTGGGCCCGCGGCGGCCCGGTCCACCTCGTCGCCCTCGGCACCACGACCGGGACGGCCCCGTACGTCGTCGACGGGCTGGCCGTGGCCGGGGAGTCGCTGGAGACGTTCCTCGGCCCGGACGACCCGGCGCGGGAGAGCTTCTTCGGCCTGCCCTTCGTCGACACCCTGGCCCCGGACCTGCTGCTGGTCGAGCTGGGGGCCAACGACTACAACGCGGGCCGCCCCCTGGACGCCGTCGAGGCCGACCTGCGCCGGCTGGTCGCCCGGCAGCAGGCCACCGGCGGGGACGTCGCCCTGTGCTTCCCGCCCGTCTCGAGCCCGACGCTGCACCGCGCCGGCACCCCGACGTACACCGACTACACCGACCGCTGGTCCGCCGTGGCCGCCGACGTCGACGTCGGCTTCTGCGACCTCAGCCGGGTCTGGGGCGACACCTTCGAGGAGGCGTCGGCCCAGCAGCCGCCCCGCTACGCCGACCTCCTGCACCCGAGCGACGCCGGCGCCGCCGACCTCGGCACGCGGGTGCGGGCCTTCCTCGGTCTCTGA
- a CDS encoding extensin family protein translates to MPEPLTRRRLLGLGAGLGSALAIGATAACGTVPDPGAGVPERGASATCVPRSALASHRTVAGLPLVYEPDQRRSAFRFDTGFFTRLEDWAGGLADVLPAAPEELRTYGSWTDGGTACDSWHHAGRAFDLARVRLADGSEVSCRQDRWRSLEGARLDEARRRYWALAAGLHARFSYVLTYLYDAQHANHVHVDNGRSGDGDPTFSPRSGVQVDVVQAVCRYLWAQPVELTGRWDAATRRGVAAVLDSLGLDDDLGAAGSWTGLMTAAAARGRD, encoded by the coding sequence GTGCCCGAGCCGCTGACCCGTCGCCGCCTGCTGGGCCTGGGTGCGGGGCTCGGCTCCGCCCTGGCGATCGGCGCGACGGCGGCCTGCGGCACGGTGCCCGACCCCGGGGCCGGCGTCCCCGAGCGCGGCGCGAGCGCCACCTGCGTGCCCCGGTCGGCGCTGGCGTCCCACCGCACGGTGGCCGGGCTGCCGCTGGTCTACGAGCCCGACCAGCGGCGCAGCGCCTTCCGCTTCGACACGGGCTTCTTCACCCGGCTCGAGGACTGGGCGGGCGGGCTGGCCGACGTGCTGCCGGCAGCGCCGGAGGAGCTCCGCACCTACGGCAGCTGGACCGACGGCGGCACCGCCTGCGACTCCTGGCACCACGCCGGCCGGGCCTTCGACCTGGCCCGGGTGCGGCTGGCCGACGGGTCCGAGGTCTCCTGCCGCCAGGACCGCTGGCGCTCGCTGGAGGGGGCACGGCTGGACGAGGCCCGCCGCCGGTACTGGGCGCTGGCGGCCGGCCTGCACGCCCGCTTCTCCTACGTGCTCACCTACCTCTACGACGCCCAGCACGCGAACCACGTGCACGTGGACAACGGGCGCTCCGGCGACGGCGACCCCACGTTCAGCCCCCGGTCCGGCGTCCAAGTCGACGTCGTGCAGGCGGTCTGCCGCTACCTGTGGGCGCAGCCGGTGGAGCTGACCGGGCGCTGGGACGCCGCCACCCGGCGCGGGGTGGCGGCGGTGCTGGACTCGCTCGGCCTCGACGACGACCTGGGGGCCGCGGGCAGCTGGACCGGACTGATGACCGCCGCCGCGGCCCGCGGCCGGGACTGA
- the pepN gene encoding aminopeptidase N produces MFPDNLTRAEAQARSRLLRTSRYAVEVDLSGAGLPDPVREFVSTTTIAFTGLGTGSTHLDLIASSVRSATLDGVALDPAGFAESRLPLEVTPGEHELTVVAVCRYSRSGQGLHRFVDPVDDRTYLYTQFESSDARRVYGCFEQPDLKARFTISVVAPAPWVVVSNGHALEREPAGEGFDRHRFSETAPISTYLTALVAGDYVSVSSSYAAVAGELPMSIYCRASLLEHLDADEIFRITTDGFDVFEDRFAFPYPFGKYDQVFVPEYNAGAMENVGCVTFRDEYIFRSRVTAASRSRRQDTILHELSHMWFGDLVTMRWWDDLWLKESFATWASNFAVSELAPDQTAVWARFLHGFKTNAYRGDQLPSTHPVAADIPDLEAVESNFDQITYAKGGSVLVQLVGYVGRETFLAGLRTYFAEHAFGNTSLDDLLRALEEASGRDLGAWSAQWLEQPGVNLLALELGTEDGRITSAALRQSAHPSWPTLRDHRVVVGLYRRDGDTLTRSDRVEVEVSGELTEVPALVGRPLPDLLLTNDEDLTYSKVRLDAHSTRTALAALPGLADPLSRAVGWQALWDATRDAELPGAAHLDLVLRGLAHESDLTVVNNLLGQAAAVVGSYTPLSTRTATATSWQQGLRALLQAAAAGSDHQLALARAYVGSARDPECADEVEGWLHGRGVPAGLEVDQDLRWAVVSRLAGLGRADAALIAAEERSDGSVTGQERAAGARAARPTAEAKAEAWRLAVDEDTIPNAQQSAICLGFWQRQQDEVLAPYVERYLQLAEDISASRGVWATKGVALRKSALRNLFPWPTDQQPFLQRLDGWLADAEIAPSVRRIILERRDETVRALACQQVEAA; encoded by the coding sequence ATGTTCCCCGACAACCTGACGCGCGCCGAGGCGCAGGCCCGATCCCGCCTGCTGCGCACCTCCCGCTACGCGGTCGAGGTCGACCTCTCCGGGGCCGGCCTGCCCGACCCGGTGCGCGAGTTCGTCTCCACCACCACGATCGCCTTCACCGGTCTGGGCACCGGCTCGACCCACCTCGACCTGATCGCGTCGTCGGTCCGCAGCGCCACCCTCGACGGCGTCGCGCTGGACCCGGCCGGCTTCGCGGAGTCCCGGCTGCCGCTGGAGGTGACCCCCGGCGAGCACGAACTGACCGTGGTCGCCGTCTGCCGCTACAGCCGCAGCGGCCAGGGCCTGCACCGCTTCGTCGACCCGGTCGACGACCGCACCTACCTGTACACGCAGTTCGAGTCCTCCGACGCCCGCCGCGTCTACGGCTGCTTCGAGCAGCCCGACCTCAAGGCCCGCTTCACCATCAGCGTCGTCGCGCCCGCGCCCTGGGTGGTGGTGTCCAACGGGCACGCCCTGGAGCGGGAGCCGGCGGGTGAGGGGTTCGACCGGCACCGCTTCAGCGAGACCGCGCCGATCTCCACCTACCTGACGGCGCTGGTGGCGGGCGACTACGTCAGCGTGTCCTCCAGCTACGCCGCGGTGGCCGGTGAGCTGCCGATGTCGATCTACTGCCGCGCCTCCCTGCTCGAGCACCTCGACGCCGACGAGATCTTCCGGATCACCACCGACGGCTTCGACGTGTTCGAGGACCGCTTCGCGTTCCCCTACCCGTTCGGCAAGTACGACCAGGTCTTCGTGCCCGAGTACAACGCGGGCGCCATGGAGAACGTCGGCTGCGTGACCTTCCGCGACGAGTACATCTTCCGCAGCCGCGTCACCGCGGCATCCCGCTCGCGCCGCCAGGACACGATCCTGCACGAGCTCTCGCACATGTGGTTCGGCGACCTGGTGACGATGCGCTGGTGGGACGACCTGTGGCTCAAGGAGTCGTTCGCCACCTGGGCGTCGAACTTCGCGGTCAGCGAGCTGGCGCCGGACCAGACGGCCGTCTGGGCGCGCTTCCTGCACGGCTTCAAGACCAACGCCTACCGTGGCGACCAGCTGCCCTCGACCCACCCGGTCGCGGCGGACATCCCCGACCTCGAGGCCGTGGAGTCGAACTTCGACCAGATCACCTACGCCAAGGGCGGCTCGGTGCTGGTGCAGCTGGTGGGCTACGTCGGCCGCGAGACCTTCCTCGCGGGCCTGCGCACGTACTTCGCCGAGCACGCCTTCGGCAACACCTCGCTGGACGACCTGCTCCGCGCCCTGGAGGAGGCCTCGGGGCGCGACCTCGGCGCCTGGTCGGCGCAGTGGCTGGAGCAGCCCGGCGTCAACCTGCTGGCCCTCGAGCTGGGCACCGAGGACGGCCGGATCACCTCCGCCGCCCTCCGGCAGAGCGCCCACCCGTCCTGGCCGACGCTGCGCGACCACCGGGTGGTCGTGGGCCTCTACCGCCGCGACGGCGACACCCTGACCCGCTCCGACCGGGTCGAGGTCGAGGTGTCCGGCGAGCTCACCGAGGTCCCCGCGCTGGTCGGCCGCCCGCTGCCCGACCTGCTGCTCACCAACGACGAGGACCTGACCTACAGCAAGGTCCGGCTGGACGCCCACTCCACGCGCACCGCGCTCGCCGCGCTGCCCGGGCTGGCCGACCCGCTGTCCCGGGCCGTCGGCTGGCAGGCGCTGTGGGACGCGACCCGGGACGCCGAGCTGCCCGGCGCCGCCCACCTCGACCTCGTGCTCCGCGGGCTGGCGCACGAGTCCGACCTGACCGTGGTCAACAACCTGCTCGGCCAGGCGGCCGCCGTCGTCGGCAGCTACACCCCGCTGTCGACCCGCACGGCGACGGCGACGAGCTGGCAGCAGGGCCTCCGCGCCCTGCTGCAGGCCGCCGCGGCCGGCTCGGACCACCAGCTGGCGCTGGCCCGGGCCTACGTCGGGTCGGCGCGCGACCCGGAGTGCGCCGACGAGGTCGAGGGCTGGTTGCACGGACGCGGCGTCCCGGCCGGGCTGGAGGTCGACCAGGACCTGCGCTGGGCGGTCGTCAGCCGGCTGGCCGGTCTGGGCCGCGCCGACGCGGCGCTGATCGCCGCCGAGGAGCGCTCCGACGGGTCGGTGACGGGGCAGGAGCGGGCCGCGGGCGCGCGGGCTGCCCGGCCGACGGCCGAGGCCAAGGCCGAGGCCTGGCGGCTGGCCGTCGACGAGGACACGATCCCCAACGCGCAGCAGAGCGCGATCTGCCTCGGCTTCTGGCAGCGCCAGCAGGACGAGGTGCTGGCGCCCTACGTCGAGCGCTACCTGCAGCTCGCCGAGGACATCTCCGCGAGCCGCGGCGTCTGGGCCACGAAGGGCGTCGCGCTGCGCAAGAGCGCGCTGCGCAACCTGTTCCCGTGGCCGACGGACCAGCAGCCCTTCCTGCAGCGGCTCGACGGCTGGCTCGCCGACGCCGAGATCGCGCCGTCGGTCCGCCGGATCATCCTCGAGCGCCGCGACGAGACGGTGCGGGCGCTGGCCTGCCAGCAGGTCGAGGCCGCCTGA
- a CDS encoding DNA-3-methyladenine glycosylase family protein produces the protein MAVGVPAPFAGGALLDFLLRHAVAGVEDGGVAPDGSVHYARTLGLAHGPATLDLRWADGRLALAVDADPRDHAEAVRRVEQLVDAAAEPAVVDAHLARDPALAGLVAATPGLRVPGVLDPAEMLVRTLIGQQISLAAARTHGAALSGRLGSALPAGRPGLDRLFPTPAQFAAVDPTTLPMPRARGRALVGVAERLLDGRLVLDPALDPAEARAQLLACPGIGPWTADYVLMRVWHAPDVLLVSDLIVGRELATLGSADPDAWSPYRSYATLHLWHAFLQRTPG, from the coding sequence GTGGCCGTCGGGGTCCCCGCCCCCTTCGCCGGCGGCGCCCTGCTGGACTTCCTGCTCCGGCACGCGGTGGCCGGGGTGGAGGACGGCGGTGTCGCGCCCGACGGCTCCGTGCACTACGCCCGGACGCTCGGCCTGGCGCACGGTCCGGCGACCCTGGACCTCCGCTGGGCCGACGGCCGGCTGGCGCTGGCGGTCGACGCGGACCCCCGCGACCACGCCGAGGCGGTCCGTCGCGTCGAGCAGCTGGTCGACGCCGCGGCCGAGCCGGCCGTCGTCGACGCCCACCTGGCCCGCGACCCGGCGCTCGCCGGCCTGGTCGCGGCCACCCCGGGGCTGCGGGTGCCGGGCGTCCTCGACCCGGCGGAGATGCTGGTCCGCACGCTGATCGGGCAGCAGATCTCGCTGGCCGCGGCCCGGACGCACGGTGCGGCGCTGAGCGGACGCCTCGGGTCGGCCCTGCCGGCGGGGCGGCCGGGCCTGGACCGCCTCTTCCCCACCCCGGCGCAGTTCGCCGCGGTCGACCCGACGACGCTGCCGATGCCGCGGGCGCGCGGCCGGGCGCTGGTCGGGGTCGCCGAGCGGCTCCTCGACGGCCGGCTGGTGCTGGATCCCGCCCTCGACCCCGCCGAGGCCCGCGCCCAGCTGCTGGCCTGCCCGGGCATCGGCCCGTGGACCGCGGACTACGTGCTGATGCGGGTCTGGCACGCCCCCGACGTGCTGCTGGTCTCGGACCTCATCGTCGGCCGCGAGCTCGCCACCCTGGGCTCGGCCGACCCCGACGCCTGGTCGCCCTACCGCTCCTACGCGACCCTCCACCTCTGGCACGCCTTCCTGCAGCGCACGCCGGGCTGA
- a CDS encoding DUF5130 family protein, with amino-acid sequence MPAGEVLDHVEKRRLQRAVEVAEQLSGLTFSVYVGPGEIPVRRHAERLHAALSDADDAVLVFCDPAGRALEIVTGRDARRVLDDFDCRLAAVSMQTSFLAGDVVGGLVNGVQQLGQSARHPETLHTSRLS; translated from the coding sequence GTGCCCGCTGGTGAGGTCCTCGACCACGTCGAGAAGCGCCGCCTGCAGCGCGCCGTCGAGGTCGCGGAACAGCTCTCCGGCCTCACCTTCTCCGTCTACGTCGGGCCGGGCGAGATCCCGGTGCGCCGGCACGCAGAGCGGTTGCACGCCGCCCTGAGCGACGCCGACGACGCGGTCCTGGTGTTCTGCGACCCGGCCGGCCGGGCCCTGGAGATCGTCACGGGCCGCGACGCCCGGCGCGTGCTGGACGACTTCGACTGCCGGTTGGCCGCGGTGTCGATGCAGACGTCCTTCCTGGCCGGCGACGTCGTCGGCGGACTGGTCAACGGCGTCCAGCAGCTGGGCCAGTCCGCCCGGCACCCGGAGACGCTGCACACCTCCCGCCTCTCCTGA
- the pyrR gene encoding bifunctional pyr operon transcriptional regulator/uracil phosphoribosyltransferase PyrR: MAEPAATASRLVLDADQIARTCARMAHQVLEANRGAEGLLVLGIPTRGVPLAERLARAMADVEGVAIPVGALDITLYRDDLRRHPTRAVGRSRLPVSVDDAVVVLVDDVLFSGRTVRAALDALGDLGRPRAVRLAVLVDRGHRELPIRADHVGKNLPTRADERVSVRLEETDGVNEVTISPGTDGGADGAGAHLSTPDDEGTR; encoded by the coding sequence GTGGCTGAGCCCGCTGCGACCGCGTCACGCCTGGTCCTGGACGCCGACCAGATCGCCCGGACCTGCGCCCGGATGGCCCACCAGGTGCTGGAGGCCAACCGTGGCGCCGAGGGCCTGCTCGTGCTCGGCATCCCCACCCGCGGCGTCCCGCTGGCCGAGCGGCTGGCCCGGGCGATGGCCGACGTCGAGGGCGTGGCCATCCCCGTCGGCGCCCTCGACATCACCCTCTACCGCGACGACCTGCGCCGTCACCCCACCCGCGCGGTCGGCCGCAGCCGGCTGCCGGTCAGCGTCGACGACGCCGTCGTCGTGCTGGTCGACGACGTGCTCTTCTCGGGCCGGACCGTCCGGGCCGCCCTCGACGCGCTGGGCGACCTCGGCCGCCCGCGGGCCGTCCGGCTCGCGGTGCTGGTGGACCGCGGCCACCGCGAGCTGCCGATCCGCGCCGACCACGTGGGCAAGAACCTGCCCACCCGGGCCGACGAGCGCGTCAGCGTCCGTCTCGAGGAGACCGACGGCGTCAACGAGGTCACCATCTCCCCCGGCACCGACGGCGGGGCCGACGGTGCCGGCGCCCACCTCAGCACGCCCGACGACGAGGGGACCCGCTGA
- a CDS encoding aspartate carbamoyltransferase catalytic subunit has protein sequence MRHLLSAADLSLAETTDVLDLAEEMAQVQARPVKKLPALRGRTVVNLFFEDSTRTRSSFELAGKWLSADVINISAKGSSASKGESLRDTVLTVAALGVDALVIRHGASGAPGQAAQWVDAHVVNAGDGTHEHPTQALLDAFTLRRHFRSTEPGLDTFAGKHVVIAGDVTHSRVARSNVLLLQTLGADVTLVAPPTLMPSGVESWPVTTSTDFDAVLPEADAVMMLRVQRERMSGGYFPTPREYTVGYGLTRARLATMRPGSAICHPGPMNRGLEISADAADAASSLVLDQVAAGVAVRMSVLYQLLGGEDAPATPRGDL, from the coding sequence ATGCGGCACCTGCTGTCCGCCGCCGACCTGAGCCTGGCCGAGACGACCGACGTGCTGGACCTGGCCGAGGAGATGGCCCAGGTGCAGGCCCGGCCGGTGAAGAAGCTGCCGGCGCTGCGCGGCCGGACCGTCGTCAACCTCTTCTTCGAGGACTCCACCCGTACCCGCTCCTCCTTCGAGCTGGCCGGCAAGTGGCTCTCCGCCGACGTGATCAACATCAGCGCCAAGGGGTCGTCCGCCTCCAAGGGCGAGTCGCTCCGCGACACCGTGCTCACCGTCGCCGCCCTGGGCGTCGACGCCCTGGTGATCCGGCACGGCGCGTCCGGGGCGCCGGGCCAGGCCGCTCAGTGGGTCGACGCGCACGTCGTCAACGCCGGTGACGGCACCCACGAGCACCCCACGCAGGCCCTGCTGGACGCGTTCACGCTGCGCCGGCACTTCCGCAGCACCGAGCCCGGGCTGGACACCTTCGCCGGCAAGCACGTCGTCATCGCGGGCGACGTCACCCACTCCCGGGTGGCGCGCAGCAACGTGCTGCTGCTGCAGACCCTCGGCGCGGACGTCACCCTGGTCGCGCCGCCGACGCTGATGCCGTCCGGCGTGGAGAGCTGGCCGGTCACCACCAGCACCGACTTCGACGCCGTCCTGCCCGAGGCGGACGCGGTGATGATGCTGCGCGTGCAGCGGGAGCGGATGTCGGGCGGCTACTTCCCCACCCCGCGCGAGTACACCGTCGGCTACGGCCTCACCCGGGCGCGGCTCGCCACCATGAGGCCGGGCTCGGCGATCTGCCACCCGGGGCCGATGAACCGCGGGCTGGAGATCTCCGCCGACGCGGCGGACGCGGCCAGCTCCCTGGTCCTGGACCAGGTGGCGGCCGGTGTCGCCGTCCGGATGAGCGTGCTGTACCAGCTGCTGGGCGGCGAGGACGCCCCGGCGACCCCTCGAGGAGACCTCTGA